The region CGATATCGGTAAGAAGTGCTTTAACTCTTCTGCCATAAATGCTTTGCAGATTGAGCGAAAGCTTGTGCCGATCGACTTGGTAAAAACTTTTGTAAACCCTCTTGCATTATGCAAACAAACATCATAATATAGTAATTGTATTTGTCTAACCAAATGCTCTTCAAACAAGTTGGTTAGAGCGCAACGGACAATAGTCCGTTGCGCGGCTTCTAGAGAGTTTAGTTGGGCAATAGTAAGGCTAAACTTTCTACTCAGAAGAGCCACTATCTGGGTCGTCTCGCCTCACTTCTTCAACTTGGCTGACCTCAAATATGAGGGTAAACCGCTGTCTCATTTCCTTTTCTACAAACTTTTCTAAAAGTATTACTTGTTTTGGCGTTAAAGCTTCCTTGGTACGAACGGTTAAGCGCACTTCCGGCGGATTGGCTAGCCAGTTTGTATTCGTTTTAATTAGTTCAACGTTTTGAAAGGTAATCGTGCGATTGAGTAAGGCCCTTTTAAGGCTGGCTTCGAGTTGATTTTGCCTCAGCAATTCTACAAAACTTATACCTAAAGGAATGACAAGTATGACCGTAAAAACTAAAGCCCAACTAAGCGCTTTGTGGGCGCGATGCAGCGGCGTGTAGCCTGCCATTAAAAAAGTGAACATACACGAGATAGTAATGCCGAGTAAATTGGTAAGATAAAGCAGCGTTGCACCCAAACTGAGTGACCAATTTGCTTGAGCTAAACCCAATCCAACTACACAAATTGGCGGCATGAGAGCAACTGCGATCGCAGTTCCAGCTAAAGTCCCAGAAACTTTGGGCTGAACTTTAGCAAAACCGCTAATTCCTCCGGCTGCTACGGCAATTCCCAAATCTAGTAAATTCGGTTTGGAACGGGCGATCACTTCGCTGCCAAATTCGGGAAGTCTTACCAAAAAACCCAGCAACATAGCCAAAACAGTTGCAAGAAGTGTCCCAACTGCGATCGCCGTCAAACCTTTGCGAACTAAAACAACGTTTCCTTCTAATGCTCCAAAAGCTAATCCCCGGATAGGCATCATTAAAGGAGCTATAATCATTGCACCTATAATTACAGCGGCACTATTGGATAACAATCCCAAAGTTGCGATTACGCACGAGCCTAAAATCAAGACAAGATAATTAGTATCTAAACTTGATTCTTCTAACAGTTCTATTTGGATTTGCTCTACATTTTGAGGCTCGATTTCGCGCCTTTGCATTTTTTTCAACCTGAGTCGGATAGAGTTCAGCAACATAGGCTCCTTCTCGGCAAACAAGTATGAGCGAATATTTAACAACTAGACAACAAAGCAATCTGCTCAGTCTCAAACTTCCCATTATCGCATAGAAATTTAGTAATATTGCCCAGGTAAGCTAGGGACAAATTTTGCAGTCACATCAAGTTATATGGCGTCAGGCCAGGACATCTCCCAAAACTTCCTTCTTGGTATACATATCCCTCAACAAGCAGTATGAAACGCCTATTTACTTACCAGGGGTAGATTTTAATTATTTTATTTTTGATTAATATCAACAAAGTTTTATACAGCAGGGAGGTGTCATGAATCTCCAGGAATCAGCATTAACTGCATGGGCGAAGATTCAGGGGATGATAGATGGCCTAATCGTCATGTTGCCCAACATTGTGCTGGCGGCGATCGTCTTCGCGCTGTTTTTTTTCGCAGGCAGTAAAATTAAGTCGCTCGTCAAACGTCTGACCAGAAGGCATCGGCAAGCTAGGAACTTGGGACTGGTGCTGGGGCGTTTATCGCAGGGAATTGTGATTTTAGTCGGTTTATTTGTGGCTTTATCCATCATCATACCGACATTCCAGGCAGGAGATTTGATTCAACTGCTGGGTATTAGCGGTGTGGCGATCGGCTTTGCATTTCGCGATATTCTCCAGAACTTTTTGGCTGGTATCTTGATTCTTTTGACTGAACCTTTCCAAATTGATGACCAAATTGTTTTCAAAGGTTATGAGGGAACGGTAGAAAACATCCAGACACGCGCTACCACAATTAGGACTTACGATGGTCGTCGCATTGTCATTCCTAATTCTGAGCTTTTTACTAATTCGGTGATGGTGAACACTGCTTTTGAAAAACGCCGCTTAGAATACGATATCGGGATTGGCTACGGCGATGATATCGATCGCGCCAAACAACTCATTCTGGAAGCAATGCACAGTGTCGATGGAGTGTTGCGCGATCCGCCTCCCGACGCGCTGACAATGGAACTCGCTCCCAGTACTGTGAATATCCGCGCTCGCTGGTGGATTCAACCACCCCGACGCGCAGATGCTCTCGATATGCGCGATCGCGTTCTGACTGCAATTAAAAACAAGCTGACTGCCAACGGCATCGATCTGCCTTTCCCAACACAGCAAATTCTGTTTCACGACCAAACCGAAGAAACCGACGGCGATCGCTCCCGTCAGCGCGAAGGATGGCCCGCAGGCCAAGGTCAAGTCCCCAAACCCCTCAGTATTGGCGATTCTCTCCGAAAACTGGCAGAAATGCGCTCCCAAAGAGATGGTAACAGCGACAAATGAAAATCAAATTGCTCAAACTATGGGACTCTCTACACACCAGCTACTGGTTTGTGCCGACACTAATGGCTATTATCGCTACCGCACTGGCGATCGCAATGCTGACCCTGGATAGGGTAGACTTATCTGGGCCGATCGAACAGTTGGGCTGGGTGTACACAGGTGGCCCAGAAGGTGCTAGAACGGTGCTTTCATCGATCGCAGGTTCGATGATTACCGTTGCCGGTACCGTCTTTTCCATTACCCTGGTAGCGCTTCAGCTTGCTTCTTCGCAATTCGGCCCGCGCCTGCTTCGCAATTTTATGCAGGATACGGGCAATCAGGTGGTGCTGGGTACATTCATTGCCACATTTATTTACTGCTTGCTCGTACTGCGAACGATCCGTGGAGAGGACTACGATGTATTTGTGCCGCAAATTTCGGTTACAGTCGGCATAGTCTTGGCGATCGTCAGCATCGGCGTCCTGATTTATTTTATCCATCACGCATCCACATCAATTCAGGCATCCCACGTCATCTCGGAAGTTGGCAACGAATTGGATAAAGCAATTGAGCGGCTGTTTCCAGAAAAAATAGGGCAGGATACTAAGCATATTGGGCGGCAAATTGACGAGATTCCAACCAGTTTCGATCGAGAAGCTTGTGCGATCGTCGCTGTTTGTAGCGGTTATTTACAAGCAATTGATGACAACAAATTGATGGAAATCGCTCAACAAAAAGATCTTCTTTTGCGTCTTAACTATCGCCCCGGAAAATTTATCTTCCGGGGAACTAAACTGGTAATGGTTTGGCCTGGAAAATTAGTTAATGAAAAGCTCGCAAAGGAAATCAACAGCGCCTTCATTTTAGGCAGGCAACGCACGGAGCAACAAGATGTGGAGTTTTTGGTTAACCAGCTGGTGGAGATTGCGGTGCGTGCTATATCTCCAGGTGTCAACGATCCCTTTACTGCCATCCAGTGTATTGACCAGCTTAGTGCAGCTTTGTGCTGTTTGGCGGAAAGAGAGTTTCCATCCCCTTACCGCTACGATGATGACAACAAATTGCGCGTAATAGCTGACGCAACGACATTTGTACATTTAACCGATGCTGCCTTTAACCAAATTCGACAATACAGCAAGCCGGATGTAGCAGTAGTAATTCGTTTGCTCGAAGCGATCGCTATTATCGCTACTCATACCCAAAATAAAAATCATCGCGATGTTTTACTGCGTCATGCTGAAACGATAAAGCGCAGCAGCGATCGAGAAATATCGGAAGAGTACGATCGATTTTGTATTCAAGAACGATATTTAGCAGTAGTGAAAGCTTTAAATAATCCGTACTCGCTTACCTAACTAGAATCACTCCTAGCTATTGTTGCCAGCTTTGCGCGTCTTCCGAATTGTGCGGGTTGTTCGCTTATTAAGAGCTACTCGCGGAGTGCGACTGGTGCGCGTTATCACTTCTGTAAATCGCGGAATGCGTGCCCTCAGTTCTAGCATGAATCGTCGCGGTTTTGGCTACGTTGTCACCCTGACGTTGATAATAACGTTGGTAGGATCGGCAGGGATGTATGCGTTTGAAAAAGATAACTCTGATGGGGGTGGATTAAATAACTACGGTACGGCACTGTGGTGGACGGCAATGATTATAACAACAATGGGATCTGAATATTGGCCCCAAACTCCAGAGGGAAGAGTACTTTGCTTTCTGCTGTCGCTATATGCTTTTGCTGTATTTGGTTATGTAACAGCTGCGATCGCTACATTCTTTGTAGGGCGGGATGCAGAAAATGATGAGGCAGAGATAGCAGGTGCTAAATCTATTGCCGCATTACATGAAGAAATAGCAGCTTTGCGGGCTGATATTCAAGCACTTTCGCGTCAAAAGTAGGAAGGATAAAATTTAACAATTTAACAGAAATTGAGGAAAAAACTATGCTCAGCACCAACTGGCGAGGATATCGCAAAATAGCTTGGTTTGGACAATTTTTACTGGGGCTAGCGTTCGTATTTACTATGTTTCAAGCTAATTGGCTCGGTGCATTGACACTAGCTTTTTTCTTGCTAGCTTCGTTGGTTTTTATTTTAATGGACGAGCGCTTACCAACGCTATTCGATTTTCTGTTTGTGATAGCGGCGTTGCTTAATGCAGGTGGTTGGGTTTGGGGTTTATTTTACCAACCTGGGCCATACGACGAAATTACTCATGCCTTTACGACTTTTTCCATTACACTGGCTTTAAGTTTTCTCGTATATAGCTCGATGCTGACTGTTTTTCGCCAACACCGTTTACTTTATATTTTAACGATCGTTAGCTTTGGAATTTCGATCGGCGCTATTTGGGAAATATTTGAATGGCTGGTTCAAGTTATTAATGACCTTGATGATACAATCAGCGATTTAGTTATGGATAGCATTGGTGCTACAATGGCAGCGTTATTAAGTTTATGGGCATTGCAAGAACGAACCCGCCCAAAATCTAGGGATGTTGAGCCGCAAGAATCCCGTATTAATTGACCGTAATATTTCTCCTTTATTTGCTTAGCACTTTTCATTACTAATCGCGATGCAGCCAATTGTACAAACCAAGTGAAATTACAACACTCATAAAATGACCGGCAATACCGTTGATATTTGCTACCGCTACAAAAACATCAAGCGCACGAATAATTTTGTCGGGGTCGGTGATTGCTACGCCAGGAGGTTGAGATACAGCTTTTGCTACCATTACACCTACAGTCGCGCCAGCACCTAAAAGGCATAAAAATATGCCCACCAAACTAACGATCGCACCCAGTCGCAACATTTGCATTGTATCTGCTTTTTTTGGATGCACTGCTGAATTACGATTTGCCAAATGTTTGGCTATGCGCGTGTAACGGAAAGCTAAAAATATGCTGAACAACAGCGCGAAAAGTCCAGCGACAGCCCAAAATATCCCTACTCCCAGTCCGGCATTAGTTTCAGTGGCAAAGTTACGTCCAGAGATAGAAAATAACAAAGCTAAGCCAGAAGCAATAGCCAAGCCTAATTCTACCCAGAAACCAAGCCAGCCTAGTAGGCGAAATAGGGTAATAACTTTTTGTTTCGTTGGGGTAAGTAAGGATGTTTCTGACTGAGTTTGCATATCTGTCTCTGTGGAGAATTTCTAGAGTGGTTTGACCAGGCATAGGCCACGTCTCAACCGAAAGGCTATAGCCGCCTACCCTATACGAAAACTAAGCTACTCTGTTCTTGCAGAATACCTCTATATACTCGGTTATACCCCCGCCGAAAGAAAGAGCGATCGCAATTTTTTTCGTTTCCTCGATATTCCCACTAGCGGTCGATTTCTAATTGGCTATTTATTGGTAATTTCCTCAAAGGGGATGGTAGCT is a window of Aerosakkonema funiforme FACHB-1375 DNA encoding:
- a CDS encoding DUF389 domain-containing protein, which codes for MQRREIEPQNVEQIQIELLEESSLDTNYLVLILGSCVIATLGLLSNSAAVIIGAMIIAPLMMPIRGLAFGALEGNVVLVRKGLTAIAVGTLLATVLAMLLGFLVRLPEFGSEVIARSKPNLLDLGIAVAAGGISGFAKVQPKVSGTLAGTAIAVALMPPICVVGLGLAQANWSLSLGATLLYLTNLLGITISCMFTFLMAGYTPLHRAHKALSWALVFTVILVIPLGISFVELLRQNQLEASLKRALLNRTITFQNVELIKTNTNWLANPPEVRLTVRTKEALTPKQVILLEKFVEKEMRQRFTLIFEVSQVEEVRRDDPDSGSSE
- a CDS encoding mechanosensitive ion channel family protein — encoded protein: MNLQESALTAWAKIQGMIDGLIVMLPNIVLAAIVFALFFFAGSKIKSLVKRLTRRHRQARNLGLVLGRLSQGIVILVGLFVALSIIIPTFQAGDLIQLLGISGVAIGFAFRDILQNFLAGILILLTEPFQIDDQIVFKGYEGTVENIQTRATTIRTYDGRRIVIPNSELFTNSVMVNTAFEKRRLEYDIGIGYGDDIDRAKQLILEAMHSVDGVLRDPPPDALTMELAPSTVNIRARWWIQPPRRADALDMRDRVLTAIKNKLTANGIDLPFPTQQILFHDQTEETDGDRSRQREGWPAGQGQVPKPLSIGDSLRKLAEMRSQRDGNSDK
- a CDS encoding DUF2254 domain-containing protein, with the protein product MKIKLLKLWDSLHTSYWFVPTLMAIIATALAIAMLTLDRVDLSGPIEQLGWVYTGGPEGARTVLSSIAGSMITVAGTVFSITLVALQLASSQFGPRLLRNFMQDTGNQVVLGTFIATFIYCLLVLRTIRGEDYDVFVPQISVTVGIVLAIVSIGVLIYFIHHASTSIQASHVISEVGNELDKAIERLFPEKIGQDTKHIGRQIDEIPTSFDREACAIVAVCSGYLQAIDDNKLMEIAQQKDLLLRLNYRPGKFIFRGTKLVMVWPGKLVNEKLAKEINSAFILGRQRTEQQDVEFLVNQLVEIAVRAISPGVNDPFTAIQCIDQLSAALCCLAEREFPSPYRYDDDNKLRVIADATTFVHLTDAAFNQIRQYSKPDVAVVIRLLEAIAIIATHTQNKNHRDVLLRHAETIKRSSDREISEEYDRFCIQERYLAVVKALNNPYSLT
- a CDS encoding DUF3611 family protein, whose translation is MQTQSETSLLTPTKQKVITLFRLLGWLGFWVELGLAIASGLALLFSISGRNFATETNAGLGVGIFWAVAGLFALLFSIFLAFRYTRIAKHLANRNSAVHPKKADTMQMLRLGAIVSLVGIFLCLLGAGATVGVMVAKAVSQPPGVAITDPDKIIRALDVFVAVANINGIAGHFMSVVISLGLYNWLHRD